The sequence below is a genomic window from Clostridium putrefaciens.
AACATCTTTTTAAAATAAACTAAAGTTTAGTTGTACTTTAACACTAATTATACCAAATATGCTAATTTCATTAATAAACTTTCATGATTATTAACATATAATAACAATAAAAAAACTACCTCTAATTTAAAAGGTAGCCATATGATTATTATACAACTAATTTATAATTGTTAAAACTTTAATATATTTGTAACCCATTAATATTCTCAATGTAGTATTATAATCTTATATTCTAATTTTGTGGTGGGGTTAGTATTTGCAGTATACTCCAGTTTTTATCTGTCTTTTGTTTGATTAAGACAAAATAATTGTAGTAAGTTGAACTTTTAAATTTTGTGTCTGCACTAGTATTTACTTCATAATCTGACATTACACCATAAATTTTAAAATCATATTTATTGTTTTTACCTAGTGATGCATCTGTTACATCTACTATTCTATTTATGTTTAATTTGTTTATGTCCTTAATATCTCCAATATAATTTTTATATTCCTGTTTGAAATTTTTTTCAAATAGATTTAAAGCTGCATCCTTATTTCCTACATTTATATTCTTTGAAAACTCATATAATAAGGTTACAGAACTTTCTTTAGACTTTGTTACTTCTTTGTAGTTTATGATTCTCTTTTCTTCATGATATTCTTGTTTTAAATCATCATTGAAGGAAATTGTTTTTAATTCTAAACCATCTTTGTTATTTTCCACACTAGTAACCTTTTCTTTATTAGCTGTTGGATTATAAACTAAACTAGTTTTCATAGTATCTAAATTTATTGAGTAGAGATTGCCCCCAGGGGATATCTCATGATTTTGTATGCCTACTATTACAAATATATTTTTATCATCTGCCCACTCTAAATACATTGGGTAATTCTTATCTTTTTCTTTACTTTCTAAAGATATCTTCCACGCCTCATTTTTAGCATTATCTCTTACTATTATACTTCCTCTTTTATCTTTTAAATAGTAACTTCCTTTTCCTTCAATACAAATAGAAGTTTCCATATTAAAAGAAGAAATCCAGGGCGTTGAATCCTGTGGCTTATAGTCATAATTTATAGTTTCCTTTGTAAATAAAGGTATACTTTCACTTTTATCATAAGTCTCATCTTCTAACCTTTTGGATATATACTTATATTCATTTTTGTTTATCTCTAATATAGAAGATTTTCTATCCTCTGATGAACTTATCTTTTCTTCCTTACTTAGATCCATATCTTTATTATCTAAGTTCTCACTTTTAAATTTCAAGTCCACATTCAAGTCTTCTTTAGTGTCTACTATTGCCATATTCAAATTTTCATCTTTGTTAAATATATCCCTATTTAAATAAGGTGCAGACATTAAAAATACAAAGGCAAAAACTGCCACTGTCATATATCTTTTAGTATTCCTAAAAAGGTGGAATTTTAATCTTTTAGGAATGCTTTTAGAATATCTACTTTTATCTATGGATGCAACTATGTCCCCTCTAAGATTAGTAAACATAGTTGTATTTACATATAATGCATCTTTTAATGTATTTTCTATTCCTATTTCTTTTTCATATATTTCCCTACAATTAGGGCATTTTTTTATATGTTTTTCCATAGAAATTTTCATATCATTTCGTAAGTTGTCTTCTATGTAATCATAAATCCTTTTTCTAAAAACATCACACTTCATATAAATACTACACCCCTTTTATATTTTCTCTTTTATCAATAAAAAAGGCTTTAAATTTGTCTCTACATTTATAGTATCTCCTTTTTACTGCTGACTCACTCATATTCATAATTTCAGAAATATCTAAAAAGGTTAAGCTTTCACTATATCTTAGAATTATTATTTGTCTATCTATATCTGAAAGTCCATTAATAAATTTTTCTATAACAACTTTTACTTCCTTAAATTCTAATATTTCCTCTGGTGAAGGGTCTTTTGAAGAAACACTTATAATATCTTCGATATTAGCTTCATAAACTCTTTTATATTTCCTTATATAATCTATACACTTATTCCTAGCTATTTGAAGAATCCAATTAGAAAATTTATATTGTGGATTATACATATATAACTTATTATAAATTGTTATAAAAACTTCTTGAGTTATATCTTCTGCTGCCTCTTTATCTTTTATCATCCCATATACAAATTTAATTATGTTTGATTGGTACTTATTTACTATTATATTAAAACTATCAATATTGCCTGCTAAAATTTCTTTTACAAGTTTTAAATCTTCATCCAAAAATAACACGCTCCTAATCCATGTAATAATGGATGCATCTATTCCTATTCATAATATATACGTAAGCTTTAAGGTGTAGTTACATCTAAATTTAATTATATCAAAAAATCACAGGTTAATCCTGTGATTTTGTTGAAAATTCATATTAATTTTGCTTATATATAAACTAATCTATATTATCTCAGTATAAAATATAATTAAAATATTCTTTTATAACTTAAATGTTTTTTATTCTTGATCTAATATTACTTTTTTAGCTCCTAATATTGAAGATGCACTCATAGAAAATTCATCTAAGCCATATTCTACTAATGTAGGTATAGCATCTATATCTCCTGCCATTTCTCCACACATTCCGCACCACTTACCTTCACCATGGGCTCCTTCTATAGTCATCTTTATTAGACTTAATACAGCTGGATGCATTGGCTCGTAAAGGTAAGATACCTTTTCACTCATTCTATCCGCTGCTAGAGTATATTGGATAAGATCATTTGTACCTATAGAGAAAAAATCAACATGTTTTGCAAGTTCCTTTGCACATACTGCTGCTGCCGGTATTTCTACCATAATACCCCACTCTATACTATCACTATATTTTATGTTTTCTGCTTTTAATTCCTTTTTGCATTCTTCCACTATATCTTTAGCCTTTAAAAATTCACTTAAAGAAGATATCATAGGAAACATTACCTTTAAGTTTCCAAATACAGAAGCTCTAAGTAATGCCCTTAGTTGTACTTTAAATATATCCACCCTATCAAGACATAATCTTATAGCTCTATATCCTAAGAAAGGATTCATTTCCTCTGGCAATGGAAGGTATGACAACTTTTTATCTCCTCCAATGTCTAAAGTCCTTATAACCACTGGTTTATTCTCCATTTTTTGCAGTACATATTTATAAGATTCAAATTGCTCCTCTTCTGTTGGCAATTTATCTTTATCCATATATAAAAATTCTGTTCTAAATAGACCAACTCCATCGGCTCCATTTTCTATAACCTTATTTACATCTTCTGGCTGTCCTATGTTTCCTGCTACATCTATTCTTTTACCAGACCTTGTAGATGTCTTAACTTCTATAAGGCTCTTTAATTCTTCTACTTCTTTTTTATACTCTTTAGCCTTTTCTTCATATATCTTAATGGTTTCTTTATCTGGATTTATTATTACATTTCCTTCTATACCATCAACTATTACAAAGTCCTTGTTTTTAACTAATGAAGTTATATCCTTCATACCAACAACAGCTGGAATCTCAAGAGTTCTTGCCATTATAGCACTATGAGAAGTTCTTCCTCCTATATTAGTTAAAAATGCAATTACCTTTTCTTTGTCTAATTGTGCTGTGTCTGATGGTGTTAAATCTTCTGCTACTAATACAGTGTTTTCTTCTTGAATTTCAAGACTTTTAACTTTTCCTAAAAGATTCAACACTATTCTATTAGAAACATCTTTTATATCCGCAGCTCTCTCTTTCATGTATTCATCTTCCATGGCTTCGAATATACTTAAAAATGTTCCAGACACTGAACTTACAGCTTTTTCTGCATTAGTTTTATTATCTTCAATTTCTAATTTAATAGCTCCTACAAATTCAGGGTCTTCTAAAAGCATAATGTGACTTTCAAAAACAGCTGCCTTTTCTTCTCCCATATTTTCAAAAGCTTTTTGTTTAACTTCTTCTATTTGAGTTCTAGATATGTCTAAAGCTTTTACTAATCTTTCTATTTCTTCTTTAGTATCTTTTACCTTATCGTTAGTTATTATTATCTCTTCATTTTCTTTTATTGATACATATCCAATAGCGTATCCTTTTGAAGCTGCTATACCTTTTTTCATAATCATTCCTGACTTAAATAATTAAAGTCAGGATTTTCACCTACCTTTCATTTGTATAAGTTATGTAAATAATAATATTATTTTTATTTTAGAAATACCAATTTCATTAAATTATGCTACATTTCTATTTCTTTAACTTTTGTTATAAATTCTTCTTATAATATACAAAGCAATATCCATGCCAAGTGTTCTATTAAATTAATATCTTTATAATTTTAAAAGTAGTTTAAAATAAACTTCCAATATTGAACCAACCTTATTTATACCATTTATATTACCTAACATATCTAAGCTTACCTGCTGAAAGCATATACCCATTACTATGACTCTTTTTTTACTAAATATATTTATATTAAATAAAATAGTCTTATTAAATCTTTTGCTTTTATTTTTATATTGTCCATATAAACATTTATTATAGTAAGAATCTCTAATTATATGCCTCATGTATCACAATAAGTTGATATATTTTATCAACTCTTGTTTATTAATAATATTTTACCCTAAATCAATCTTATATAAGTGTGGAAAAACATGTATCTGTGATATTTCTTGACATTCTTTAATTTCTAAACCTTTACATCTGTGTTTTTGTAAGATATTTCTATTTATATAGATTTATATTTATCTATGTAGTATGATGATGTTGATAAAAAGTATCAAGTACTTAAAATCATTGATACTTTTTATCAGCAATTTATTTATATTAATACTATTTTAGGAGGTTAAAGATGTTTTCAAAAGATATTGTGATAAAAATCCATAACGGCCTTCATACTAGAGTGGCTGCTATGCTAATAAATAAATGTGATGAACTTATTTTAAAACATTTAAGCAAAATTTATATAAGCACTAACTATGCAACGGATCCAATTGCTATAAGCATGCTTGCTCTTTTGTCTTTAAAAGTTAGAGAAGGTGAAACTATAACCATTTCTTCTGAAAATAAACAAGCTATTGATGAACTTAGTACTTTCATAACTAATATCCTCCCAGGAACTTCCCCACATATGAAGGCCATCGATGCAATTTTAGATGAAACTAATATAGCTAATGAACAAATAATAGAAAACATACCAATAGGTATAATAGTTATAGATATAAACTCCAATATAACAACTATAAATGATTATGCTTTAAAGATTATAGATAAGAATTCTAAAGATGTCTTAGGTAAAGATGTGAAAGATATAATACCAAACTCTGATCTTCCTAATATTATTATATCAAAGATTAAACATTTAGGTAAAATCCAGCACATAAATAACCATATAACTATGGTTAATAGAAGTCCTATATTTTCTAATAATAAAGTAATTGGTGCTATAGGGGTCTTTCAAGACATTTCAGAAATTGCTAGCATGAAAGAAGTTAATGAAAGATTTAAAAAGATTTTAGCATCTTCTCATGATATGATTTGTTTTGTAGATGAGTATGGTTACATAAGCTATGTAAATCCAGCTTACGAGAAAAGTTATAACTTAAACAGTAATTCTATTTTGGGTAAAAACATTAAAGATATCTCGCCTAAAGGTATTAGGATGAAAGTACTTAATACAAAAGAAAAAATAGAAGATATAATATATAAAAAAGAAGGCATTAACCTAATATCTACAGTAGAGCCTATATTTATTGATGGTGAATTTAAAGGCATCATCTCTACATCTAAAAGAGTAGAGGATATAAAGGACTTGATGAATAAGCTTAAACAATCCCAAAAAGAATTAGATTATTATAAAGAAGAACTAATACGTCATACTAGCTTAAAATCTACATTTAATGACATAATAGGCTATAATAGAAACTTCACAAAAGTTCTAGATGTTTGTGAAAAAGCTTCCCAGGGAATTTCTACTGTACTTATTACCGGTGAAAGTGGCACAGGAAAAGAGCTTATAGCTAAAGCAATACATAATAATAGTAAACGGAAGGATAAACCCTTTGTTAAAGTTAACTGTGCTGCTATTCCTGAAAACTTATTAGAAAGCGAACTTTTTGGTTATGAAAAAGGGGCCTTTACAGGTGCTATTAAAAATAAGCCTGGTAAGTTTGCCATTGCAGATGGTGGAACTATATTTTTAGATGAAATAGGGGATATGTTATTATCTATGCAAGCAAAGCTATTAAGAGTTCTTCAAGAAATGGAAATTGAAAGTCTTGGTGGTACTTCACCACAAAAGATTGATGTTAGAGTTATAGCTGCAACTAATAAGGATCTATCTACTATGATAAAAGATAAAACCTTTAGAGAAGATTTATTTTATAGGCTTAATGTTATTCCAATTACATTACCTCCTCTTAGGGAAAGGAAGGAAGATATAGAACTTTTAGTAGAACACTTTATTATAAAACTCAATAAAAAATTAGATAAAAATATTATTGAAGTAAGCAAAAAAGGTCTTTCTTTGCTTCAAGAGTATCACTGGCCTGGCAATATTCGCGAACTTGAAAATATAATTGAAAGAGCTATAAACCTTTGCGAAGGAGTTATAATTACACAAGAAGACTTCCCTATATATATTCAAAAAGACATGGAAAAAGAAACCGACTTAATTAATACTCCAAATGGAGAAATCTTAAACTTTCAGGAATATGAAAAAGAAATAATAAAACTTGCTATGGAAAAATATAAAAGTTTTAATAGAGCAGGAAAAGCCCTCGGACTTACCCACAGAACCGTATCTTTAAAGTGCAAAAAATATGATATTTCTGTGGATTAATTTTTAATTTACATTTTTCATAAATTAATTCTTCTATTTTAAAAGGTTATTTTTACGTTACTTAAAGTTACTTAACTTATACTTTAAGTACACTTTAAATTACGATAATGTAACTTCTTATGCTTTAGAAATTCTTTAAATTATAAGGACTGAACTTATGCTTAAAGATTACTTTAAATATAAGCCCAGTCCTTTGAAATTTTAAAAGTTAATTAAATCATTAAATTCTTTGTACTTTCT
It includes:
- the ptsP gene encoding phosphoenolpyruvate--protein phosphotransferase, with the translated sequence MKKGIAASKGYAIGYVSIKENEEIIITNDKVKDTKEEIERLVKALDISRTQIEEVKQKAFENMGEEKAAVFESHIMLLEDPEFVGAIKLEIEDNKTNAEKAVSSVSGTFLSIFEAMEDEYMKERAADIKDVSNRIVLNLLGKVKSLEIQEENTVLVAEDLTPSDTAQLDKEKVIAFLTNIGGRTSHSAIMARTLEIPAVVGMKDITSLVKNKDFVIVDGIEGNVIINPDKETIKIYEEKAKEYKKEVEELKSLIEVKTSTRSGKRIDVAGNIGQPEDVNKVIENGADGVGLFRTEFLYMDKDKLPTEEEQFESYKYVLQKMENKPVVIRTLDIGGDKKLSYLPLPEEMNPFLGYRAIRLCLDRVDIFKVQLRALLRASVFGNLKVMFPMISSLSEFLKAKDIVEECKKELKAENIKYSDSIEWGIMVEIPAAAVCAKELAKHVDFFSIGTNDLIQYTLAADRMSEKVSYLYEPMHPAVLSLIKMTIEGAHGEGKWCGMCGEMAGDIDAIPTLVEYGLDEFSMSASSILGAKKVILDQE
- a CDS encoding sigma 54-interacting transcriptional regulator, coding for MFSKDIVIKIHNGLHTRVAAMLINKCDELILKHLSKIYISTNYATDPIAISMLALLSLKVREGETITISSENKQAIDELSTFITNILPGTSPHMKAIDAILDETNIANEQIIENIPIGIIVIDINSNITTINDYALKIIDKNSKDVLGKDVKDIIPNSDLPNIIISKIKHLGKIQHINNHITMVNRSPIFSNNKVIGAIGVFQDISEIASMKEVNERFKKILASSHDMICFVDEYGYISYVNPAYEKSYNLNSNSILGKNIKDISPKGIRMKVLNTKEKIEDIIYKKEGINLISTVEPIFIDGEFKGIISTSKRVEDIKDLMNKLKQSQKELDYYKEELIRHTSLKSTFNDIIGYNRNFTKVLDVCEKASQGISTVLITGESGTGKELIAKAIHNNSKRKDKPFVKVNCAAIPENLLESELFGYEKGAFTGAIKNKPGKFAIADGGTIFLDEIGDMLLSMQAKLLRVLQEMEIESLGGTSPQKIDVRVIAATNKDLSTMIKDKTFREDLFYRLNVIPITLPPLRERKEDIELLVEHFIIKLNKKLDKNIIEVSKKGLSLLQEYHWPGNIRELENIIERAINLCEGVIITQEDFPIYIQKDMEKETDLINTPNGEILNFQEYEKEIIKLAMEKYKSFNRAGKALGLTHRTVSLKCKKYDISVD
- a CDS encoding RNA polymerase sigma factor; translation: MDEDLKLVKEILAGNIDSFNIIVNKYQSNIIKFVYGMIKDKEAAEDITQEVFITIYNKLYMYNPQYKFSNWILQIARNKCIDYIRKYKRVYEANIEDIISVSSKDPSPEEILEFKEVKVVIEKFINGLSDIDRQIIILRYSESLTFLDISEIMNMSESAVKRRYYKCRDKFKAFFIDKRENIKGV
- a CDS encoding DUF4652 domain-containing protein, producing the protein MKCDVFRKRIYDYIEDNLRNDMKISMEKHIKKCPNCREIYEKEIGIENTLKDALYVNTTMFTNLRGDIVASIDKSRYSKSIPKRLKFHLFRNTKRYMTVAVFAFVFLMSAPYLNRDIFNKDENLNMAIVDTKEDLNVDLKFKSENLDNKDMDLSKEEKISSSEDRKSSILEINKNEYKYISKRLEDETYDKSESIPLFTKETINYDYKPQDSTPWISSFNMETSICIEGKGSYYLKDKRGSIIVRDNAKNEAWKISLESKEKDKNYPMYLEWADDKNIFVIVGIQNHEISPGGNLYSINLDTMKTSLVYNPTANKEKVTSVENNKDGLELKTISFNDDLKQEYHEEKRIINYKEVTKSKESSVTLLYEFSKNINVGNKDAALNLFEKNFKQEYKNYIGDIKDINKLNINRIVDVTDASLGKNNKYDFKIYGVMSDYEVNTSADTKFKSSTYYNYFVLIKQKTDKNWSILQILTPPQN